The sequence GGCTATATTATAGACAATATGAGAGAATTAAAACCCGAATTTGAACAAATACACTATATTTACATTACACAGGACAATAAATTATTTGGTACTCTATCCTTAAGAGATCTTATAGTATCTGATCCTTCTCTTAAACTTGAAGAAATCATGAACAAAGACTTCATATATATGTATGATACTGACAAAATTAATGATTTGGTTGATGTTATAACTAAATATAATCTATCTGCATTGCCAATCTTAGATGAGAATGGTGATTTAGTTGGAAATGTATTAGTTAACGATCTTATATATGAATTCCTAAAAAGCAGAAAGAAATTAGGTTAAGGAGGAGTGCACGATGAATGAAAATATAAATGTAAAAAAGAAAAACAAATTAGCTCATATATTGATGTTTTTAAGCATATTAGGTCCTGGAATAATTACTGGTAGCGTTGATAATGATGCTGGTGGAATCACAACTTACTCTGTAGCTGGTGCTCATTATGGATATCACCTACTTTGGGCGCTAATACCTTGCTTTATAGTTCTTGTTGTAGTTCAAGAAATGAATGCTAGAATGGGTATCGTTACTGGTAAAGGCTTAGCAGATTTAATCAGAGAAAACTTTGGTGTTAAAATAACAGCTTTAATTTTCCTTGGTTTAATTATTGCTGATATAGGAAATACAGCTACCGAATTTGCTGGAGTTGCTGGTAGTATGCAAGTATTTGGTATAGGTAAATATATTTCAGTGCCATTAGCTGCAATTGGAGTATGGCTTCTAGTAGTTAAAGGAAACTATAAATCCTCTGAAAGAATTTTTATTGTCTTTAGTATATTTTTATTATCTTATATCGTGTCTGCAATAGCTGGCAAACCAGATTGGCATGAAATTGGAACAGCTATAATTCATCCGCATATGGAAGCTAATACAGACTATATTAGTACTGTTATTGGATTAATTGGTACCACTATTGCTCCTTGGATGCAATTCTATATGCAATCAGCAGTAATAGAAAAGGGAATAAAGATTGAAGATTATAAGTACGAAATTATGGATGTTATTGTAGGAAGTGTAATCACTGTTGTTGTAGCCTTTTTTATAATAGTATCTTGTGCATCAACACTTAATAAAAGTGGAATTCAGATTAACGAAGCAAAAGATGCAGCCATGGCACTTAAGCCACTAGCAGGAGCATTTGCATCTCAAATCTTTGGATTTGCTCTTTTTGTAGCTTCAATTTTCTCTGCAACTATACTTCCACTTGCAACTGCCTTCTATATTTGCGAAGCCTTTGGTTTTGAAGCAGGTATTGATAAGAAAATGAAAGAAGCACCTGAATTCTATACATTATTCACCATAATAATCATCATAGGCGTAGTAATTATATTAATACCTGGTGCTCCACTGATTGGAATTTCAGTTTGGTCTCAAGTAATAAATGGTATTCTTCTACCAATAGTATTAATATGTATGATGCTAATGGTAAACAATAAAGAACTAATGGGGAACTACGTAAACACTAAAGGTAAAAACTTTATAGGTTGGGCAACAATTGCTATACTATTCGTTTTAACCTTTGTTTTAACCTTCCAGCCATTAATCAATATAATCAAGAAGCTATAATAAATATTAGTATTCTCTTCAAACAAGAAAGTGGTGTTGCATTTTGCAACACCACTTTCTTGTTTTTCTTTAACACTTCTTATTCTTCTATCTTAATATTTGCGATTTATCCTTTTGATAACTGTTAATATCCAGAACATTTTTTCATATATCTCAATGCCTTAGCACCTCTTAATATATCTATTGTCTGCATATCTCTTATTTTCTCTTGTTGTCATATGTCAAAATCTTATTAATTCTTACTATGTATCCCTTGTGATATCTCTTGCACTTCTGACATGATATTTCTAGTGACACTTAGAACAAGGCTTTAATCCTCTCTTCTTGGCTTCATTTATAGAAATCTGCATTGGATTTTTCATATTGCTACAAGTTTTCTTACTATG comes from Clostridium sp. TW13 and encodes:
- a CDS encoding Nramp family divalent metal transporter, coding for MNENINVKKKNKLAHILMFLSILGPGIITGSVDNDAGGITTYSVAGAHYGYHLLWALIPCFIVLVVVQEMNARMGIVTGKGLADLIRENFGVKITALIFLGLIIADIGNTATEFAGVAGSMQVFGIGKYISVPLAAIGVWLLVVKGNYKSSERIFIVFSIFLLSYIVSAIAGKPDWHEIGTAIIHPHMEANTDYISTVIGLIGTTIAPWMQFYMQSAVIEKGIKIEDYKYEIMDVIVGSVITVVVAFFIIVSCASTLNKSGIQINEAKDAAMALKPLAGAFASQIFGFALFVASIFSATILPLATAFYICEAFGFEAGIDKKMKEAPEFYTLFTIIIIIGVVIILIPGAPLIGISVWSQVINGILLPIVLICMMLMVNNKELMGNYVNTKGKNFIGWATIAILFVLTFVLTFQPLINIIKKL